From a single Eretmochelys imbricata isolate rEreImb1 chromosome 13, rEreImb1.hap1, whole genome shotgun sequence genomic region:
- the LOC144273652 gene encoding olfactory receptor 10D3-like yields MGLVNHTVVTHFILLGIPNADGLQTILFITFLAFYLCTLLGNLTIFSAILADPRLHTPMYFFLCNLSLLDIGISSIIIPKYLTILWGESRVISLGGCVSQVFFGHLLGSTECLLYTAMAYDRYVATCHPLRYLLIMNRRVCALLAAGTWLTSSFHATILTSLTFTLPYCGSNVVDSFFCDIFPVVKLACADTYIIETVTLTDIGLVPMTCFLLILASYIRIIYSVLNMNWAEGWRKAASTCASHLVVVTLFFSPCALIYTQPQRSKVLMTAVQIFGNVVTPMLNPAIYTLRNKEVKAALKKLRGGLMPDR; encoded by the coding sequence ATGGGGCTGGTCAACCACACTGTGGTGACTCATTTCATCCTCTTAGGGATCCCCAATGCCGATGGCCTCCAGACCATCCTCTTCATCACATTCTTAGCCTTCTACCTCTGCACTCTACTGGGCAACCTGACCATCTTCTCAGCCATCCTCGCTGACCCCCGCTTGCACacccccatgtatttcttcctctgcaatcTCTCCTTGCTAGACATTGGAATCTCTTCCATCATCATCCCTAAGTATCTGACCATCCTCTGGGGTGAGAGCAGAGTCATCTCGCTGGGCGGGTGCGTGTCCCAGGTCTTCTTTGGGCACCTCCTGGGCAGCACCGAGTGCCTGCTCTACACGGCCATGGCCTACGACCGGTACGTGGCCACCTGCCACCCGCTGCGCTACCTGCTCATCATGAACCGGAGGGTGTGCGCCCTCCTGGCCGCCGGCACCTGGCTCACCAGCTCCTTCCACGCCACCATCCTCACCAGCCTGACCTTCACGCTGCCCTACTGTGGCTCCAATGTGGTGGACTCTTTCTTCTGTGACATCTTCCCGGTGGTCAAGCTGGCCTGTGCAGACACGTACATCATCGAGACCGTGACCTTGACAGACATTGGTCTGGTGCCCATGACTTGCTTCCTCCTCATCCTCGCATCCTACATCAGGATCATCTACTCCGTCTTGAATATGAACTGGGCCGAAGGGTGGCGCAAAGCGGCCTCCACTTGCGCCTCGCATCTGGTAGTGGTGACGCTGTTCtttagtccctgtgccctgaTCTACACTCAGCCCCAGCGGAGCAAAGTGCTGATGACTGCTGTGCAGATCTTCGGCAACGTGGTCACGCCCATGCTGAACCCAGCCATCTACAcgctgaggaacaaggaggtgaaAGCAGCTCTGAAAAAACTGAGAGGGGGTCTAATGCCTGACCGTTGa